TTTGCTTTTTTGCCTTCTAGTTTATAAGTTCCTGTATATTCCTCTAATTTATAGGATTCAATAGTTGCTTTTTTTGAAATTTCTATTGGTTTTTCTAAAAGCAAACTTGCTAAATAATTTGCAATTTCTTCTGTTCGAACAAATCCAGTATTGGCTAAAATACAAATATACACGTCTTCTTTAACTAACCATAAACCGCTAGTGGTAAATCCAATTTGATTCCCTCCATGTTGAATGGTTGTATTTCCTTGAAGTTTCTTAATAAAAAAACCAAATACGTATTCAGTCGAACGCCCATCGGTTAGAATATTTGCTTTTTACTTTCATTCGACAAAATAATGCTGTCTTTTAAAGCTCTATTCCATAAAAATAAATCATCGACTGTAGAAACGATGTAGGGAATGAAACGGTGCTTGAAGGTGTATAATGTCCTCCACTCAAACTATAGCCTTGTGGAACTCTGTCTCTAAAGAAATGATTTTGATATCCTAAATCAGAGATTACTATACTCATATTCAGTTCCTAGGCTTAAATTTCAAAAGGTTTGTTTAAAAACCATGTAAATTCTTCAGGTAAGTGTTCTTTAAACAGTAAATAATATTCTTTATCATCGACATTAAAATAAGGAATTCCTGATGTATGTGTTATCAAATGTTCAATAGTAATTGGATACCTATCAGGAGGAAAAAAGGTGATGTATTTTTGCAGTGTGTCATTGAGTGATAGCTTACCATTTTCAGCAAGTTTTAAAATAGCTGCTCCAGTAAATTGCTTGGTCATTGAAGCGATTTCAAAAATCATATTTGTTTGAATAGGTTGTTTGCTTTCAAGATTAGCTAAGCCAAATGGTTTTTTGTAAATCACAAGCTTGCCACTAGAAATTAATCCAACAGCAGCTGGTTTGTTTACTGGAAATTCATTTTTTAAAAACTATCAATATCAGGTAGAGGATTATGTAAGTGTGGTGCATTTGATAAAAATGCCGAAAAGGTAAAGAAGAAAAATAATAATCTGTTTATGTTCATACTTGTATAAATAGATTTTCGAAAACTATTTTTCATCT
The genomic region above belongs to Mariniflexile litorale and contains:
- a CDS encoding serine hydrolase domain-containing protein, whose product is MSSGKLVIYKKPFGLANLESKQPIQTNMIFEIASMTKQFTGAAILKLAENGKLSLNDTLQKYITFFPPDRYPITIEHLITHTSGIPYFNVDDKEYYLLFKEHLPEEFTWFLNKPFEI